From Candidatus Thermoplasmatota archaeon, one genomic window encodes:
- a CDS encoding (2Fe-2S)-binding protein has translation MTTKNGDGARGVAKKALRLKVNGHERETLAPPQAILLDVLRENFNLTGTKRGCDLGTCGCCTVIVDGEARLACLTLAATVAGRDVRTVESLADATHLHPLQACFAEAGGSQCGFCTPGFLMTTKALLDRTPDPTDIEIREAIAGNLCRCTGYVKILEAVRQASRELTLAREPLARESAPKPFAKVGGGRR, from the coding sequence GTGACGACGAAGAACGGAGACGGCGCGCGCGGCGTCGCGAAGAAGGCGCTGCGCCTCAAGGTGAACGGGCACGAGCGCGAGACGCTCGCCCCCCCGCAGGCGATCCTCCTCGACGTGCTGCGCGAGAATTTCAACCTCACGGGCACGAAGCGCGGATGCGACCTCGGGACCTGCGGATGCTGCACGGTCATCGTGGACGGCGAGGCGCGCCTCGCCTGCCTCACGCTCGCCGCCACCGTCGCGGGACGGGACGTCCGGACCGTCGAAAGCCTCGCCGACGCGACGCACCTCCACCCGCTCCAGGCCTGCTTCGCGGAGGCCGGCGGCTCCCAATGCGGTTTCTGCACCCCCGGCTTCCTCATGACGACGAAGGCGCTCCTCGACCGCACCCCCGACCCGACGGACATTGAGATCCGGGAGGCGATCGCAGGCAACCTCTGCCGCTGCACGGGTTACGTCAAGATCCTCGAAGCCGTGCGCCAGGCGTCGCGCGAGCTGACGCTTGCGCGCGAGCCGCTCGCGCGCGAGAGCGCGCCCAAGCCCTTCGCCAAGGTCGGAGGCGGTCGCCGATGA